The following proteins are encoded in a genomic region of Pungitius pungitius chromosome 19, fPunPun2.1, whole genome shotgun sequence:
- the si:dkey-96n2.3 gene encoding uracil nucleotide/cysteinyl leukotriene receptor, producing MNISEEKMRGFYGSDSHQENVLFSTFYILILLLAVPGNALALWAFFRQECTSPFKVFLRHLCVADISYLLILPVRIDYHLSNRHRPFGHVLCRIAGFLFYLNMYCSIYMMSFISLDRFLAVVLPIKSLSVRKVGYAKIVVGILWVTVIVSMSPILFSKGNVSNNSTGVCSKLYLEKASPTALVSTIVAFVFPLTTTVVCYVLLLLKLRGIKQREERPVKDKAIRMIILIVMNFLIAFVPYHVSRVIYLESHSHGHMSAEMHESLGRANRITSALTCVSGVLDPVMYFFLNRAYRDKILRLFCKK from the coding sequence ATGAACATCTCCGAGGAGAAGATGCGGGGCTTCTATGGAAGTGACTCTCATCAAGAGAACGTTCTTTTTTCGACTTTTTACATCCTGATTCTGCTCCTGGCTGTGCCGGGGAACGCCTTGGCGCTGTGGGCCTTCTTTCGCCAGGAGTGCACATCTCCGTTTAAGGTCTTCCTGAGGCACCTGTGCGTAGCAGACATCTCTTACCTTCTCATTTTACCCGTGCGAATTGATTACCACCTGTCCAATCGCCACAGGCCTTTTGGACATGTCCTCTGTCGTATAGCAGGTTTCCTCTTTTACCTCAACATGTACTGCAGCATTTACATGATGAGTTTCATCAGCCTGGACCGATTTCTGGCTGTAGTTTTACCCATAAAATCACTGTCAGTGAGGAAGGTTGGCTATGCAAAGATTGTGGTTGGTATACTTTGGGTGACAGTTATTGTGTCTATGAGTCCAATACTTTTCTCCAAAGGGAATGTGAGCAACAACTCAACGGGGGTCTGCAGCAAGCTGTACTTAGAAAAGGCATCTCCTACGGCTTTAGTTTCCACTATTGTGGCATTTGTCTTTCCCCTCACCACCACAGTGGTTTGCTACGTACTGCTTCTGCTAAAACTAAGGGGAATCAAGCAACGGGAAGAGCGCCCCGTGAAGGACAAAGCTATAAGAATGATCATTCTCATTGTGATGAACTTCCTTATTGCATTTGTGCCCTACCATGTGAGCAGGGTAATCTACCTTGAAAGCCACAGTCATGGTCACATGAGTGCAGAAATGCACGAGTCACTGGGTAGAGCCAATCGGATCACGTCTGCACTGACCTGTGTTAGTGGTGTTCTAGATCCTGTGATGTATTTCTTCCTGAACCGTGCATACAGGGACAAAATTCTTCGGCtcttctgtaaaaaataa